One genomic window of SAR202 cluster bacterium includes the following:
- a CDS encoding aldo/keto reductase, which translates to MEKRVLGKTGLEVSLLGIGLFEIGLLDRRDGVRQVTGLLNAALDMGINFLDTGECYYSSEDLIGKAVSGRRREFVLATKFGHAVESVDSPEWSKVTLAASLDRSLRRLQTDHVDIIQLHSCTKDILEAGEVIEALFRAREAGKARYIGYSGDNDAALWAARSGAFDTLQTSFNLVDQLARKELLGIAEANHLGIIIKRPIGNTVWGAAARPGLSRGNYYERAVAMSALGPLPDAPEDAVEMALGFIFSHPQVDTAIVGTTSLKHLKANVETIEKRLPISPSTVAELRRRFDILGKDWPQQK; encoded by the coding sequence ATGGAGAAGAGAGTCCTGGGAAAGACCGGCCTCGAAGTCAGCCTCCTCGGAATCGGACTGTTCGAGATCGGCCTCCTCGACAGGCGCGATGGGGTGCGGCAGGTCACCGGCCTCCTTAATGCGGCCCTGGACATGGGAATCAATTTCCTGGACACCGGCGAATGCTATTACAGCTCAGAGGATCTGATCGGCAAAGCGGTGTCCGGCAGGCGGCGCGAGTTTGTCCTCGCCACAAAGTTCGGCCACGCGGTGGAGAGTGTCGATAGTCCGGAATGGTCGAAGGTCACCCTCGCGGCGAGCCTCGACCGCAGCCTGAGGCGGTTGCAGACCGACCACGTGGACATCATCCAGCTCCACTCCTGCACGAAGGATATCCTTGAGGCAGGAGAGGTTATCGAAGCGCTCTTTCGCGCCAGGGAGGCCGGCAAGGCGAGGTATATCGGATATAGCGGCGACAATGACGCCGCGCTATGGGCCGCCCGGAGCGGCGCGTTCGACACTCTCCAGACCAGCTTCAACCTCGTGGACCAGCTCGCCAGGAAAGAGCTTCTGGGTATCGCCGAGGCGAACCACCTCGGCATAATCATCAAACGGCCTATCGGAAACACTGTCTGGGGCGCGGCCGCGAGGCCTGGCCTTTCCCGCGGTAACTACTACGAGCGGGCGGTAGCTATGTCCGCCCTCGGGCCCCTGCCCGACGCCCCGGAGGATGCCGTGGAAATGGCACTTGGGTTCATCTTCTCGCATCCCCAGGTTGACACCGCTATAGTGGGCACTACAAGCTTGAAGCATCTCAAGGCAAACGTGGAGACTATCGAGAAGAGGCTTCCGATTTCCCCCTCGACAGTAGCGGAATTGCGCCGGCGATTTGACATCCTTGGGAAGGACTGGCCGCAGCAGAAATAG